The window tattattttaataacTTAATAGATTTGGCtaaaatatatgtagttttatgaaattacCTCTTTAGATTTTACTGCAGGACACTGTGAAAGATTTTATCTCTAACAAAGCATGAGTGCGCATCTCGTCTCGTTGTGTTCTTTTACCTGCACAATCGCGTCGTTGAACAAGACGCTCCCGGAGGACGTTTCTGCGACGATCCGCTGTTTCAACTTCTCGTTGTTGGTGAAGGCGTAGATGGCAAGCGGTTTGGGCTTCGATTTCAAGAACGCgatgcaatcctctgttttctTTACCTGCAAACAAGAGCGGCGTTTGTTGTTTCCGCCAGATGCGTGGGTTGTGCTTGGTTCAATCAAGAATTGCCGCTATCTTTGTCGACTCGTACCGTTATGATTGGGAGCAGTGGCCCGAATATCTCCTCCATCATGATGTCGGAGTCGAACGGTGGATTCAGCACGATGGTGGGCTCGATCCACCTGCACAGTTAGAATCACGGCATGATACACCGAAATTCCGTGTATACGATTGGCTAGGAATGCAAAAGGTTGGAGTTAATAATTTACAGTGTCTTGGGGTCAGCGTTGCCGCCGTGCACAATGGAGGATTTCACTTGATCATCCTCTAGAAGGTTTGTCAACCTATGGAAATGCTTCTCGTTCAGGATGCGCGCCATGTACTCTGGTTCGGTAAAGAACCTCTTGAGTGTAGATTTAAGCAGTTCAATCTTCAGAGATATGACACATACACCAGAAACGACATTTGTTAGAAGGATAATTTACTATATATCCTTGATAACGTACAAGAAGGTACCACATTTTctaatgtaaaatttagtacTTGTAAGTACTAAATAGTTTGAGCTACCAAATTCTCAAGGTCTATAAAATTTCTCTAGTTAGAAATGTGGTACAAAACTCATCTGGCGAAATGGCACTAGAATCAAACGAAAATTTCAGAGTGAAACCAGACCAGGAATGGTGCAAACTGTTCCTCGACAAGTATGTAATCGATGGCAACGCAAGCTTGTCCTGCACAAGTAGACCATTTCGCTCCGATTATCCGATTCACGGCGACCTGTGCGACCAAGGCATCATCAGATAAGCTCACTCTTGCCCTTCCACCTTCCAACCAGGCATTGTATCTCAGAACTGAAAACTGGTGAAGAACAGATCGAACGCTATACCTGACACTCCCTCTTACTGTCAAGGCAGTCAACGATGCACGGGCATTTCGAGCCAAGCTCAAGCGCGACCGGCGTCAGGTGTTTCGCTGCTTTCGTCATAATGATGCGCCCTACACGAGCATTCCCTGAAAAACAAAATGACCATCATAATAAATACAGTCAATAACGACGAATTGAAGTTTCAGAACCAAGTTGAGTTTGGCACAGTGTACGTCATGCATTTACCGGTGAAAAGGACCTTGTCCCATCTGTGCTCCATGAGCTCCTCTCCTACCTCCGCCCCGCCCTGTACGACCTTCACGGCATTGGCGTCCAGATACTTCGGTATGTTGGCGGCGAGGAACGCGGCGGTTGACGGTGCAAACTCGGAGGGCTTCAGAACAACGGCGTTGCCGGCCGCTATGGCCCCGGAGAGTGGCTCTAGAGCTAAGCCTGTGGACGTACGGCATGCCATGAAAAAGGTGAGCACTGAGCCACAGACCATGCAAACTACCACGCAATTGACAAGAGTGTTTGGTTATGTGAATTATGGTCATGGACATGGTGCCGAGATAATCTGAAGTTCACCCTATCGTCTTATTTGTAACATATAGGCCCATTTGTCATCTACTCGGAGTGTCAAATCAGCGAAGCCCTAATGTTTGCAGTCCTAATATTGCAATTTTCTCCTTTTATTTGGGAGCTTAAGATTCCGAGATCtgctggttggtagccagcttctaagAATCTAGAGAAGCTGAGTTTTCTAGTTTCTGGgtactagtttattttctggaaTCCACAACTAcagattctgagaatctggGTGACAATCTGTACTGTTTGGGGGTGCTGGAgattctgggagaagctgcGGCAGCCAGAAGcacccccaaacaggccctaagattCTCAAGAAACAGTTGGTTGGTAGCCAACTTTTGACTTGATACTATAACTATAGATTATAAGAATCTACACTGTTTACTAAAGTTAGACATACTGAGAGAAACTACGACCGCTAGAATTCCTTAAATATGGCATATATATCTTTTCATTTGAATGACCAGTCCATGAACATGGTGTTATAAATTGGTGCATTTCTTTCTATTGAGTTGCACGCACAAGTTAGGTTAACCTAAAAGCTTAAGTTCATAGAGGAAGATGGACAGTACTCTGATGCTGACAACTGTACGTAGGAATGCATTTTTGGATGTATTGGCGCTCAAAAGGTTAAGGCAATATAATGAGTATGTTCATGATCTCTGCAGTGACGGACGTGATCAATTCAGCAACCAACCACCGTGAGACCGATGGAACTTGCTGCATTAACTTGCAAGGCTTCATTGCATAAGACGATCgaaaattaatatatatgttACCATCGGGCAGCTATGAGACTAACTCACGATTACGATCTAATAACACACAGGTCTCGTCTCTGAAGGCAATTATTAAGCATGTGGGCCGTTTTATTTTCGTAATCGAGAAAAGAAGATCACGGTCCTCGATCGAGTAACCTTTTTAAAGTTAAGTTTCCATTGTGAACTTCAAAACTGTAACAAATTGCGATCCATGCTATTCTTCTTAAGATGTTTTTGGGTTATGTACTTATATGGTTAAAAGGAAAGATCTTTTAGACAAAGAGGACAAAAATACTCTgttcgttttatattataagacgttttgattttctcaagtcaaattttgttaagtgtgattaaatttatagaaaaatatagtaacattttcaacataaaaacatataatcaaaatatgttcaatgttattttaataaaactaattttgtgttACAAATATTTCTAAACTTTTCTATAAATCTGCTTGAATGTacttaaaaagtttgactaagaaaaaaaataaatcaacttatattatgaagcggagggagtacgtcgCATCTCTATCGCTGTCTCACCGTTAATTAGATACCGATATGTAGAAGTTGTCACACCATATTAAATCACTCTTCACCGGAAAATCCTgtttaaaattaatttggtgcGGTGGTGAAGTCATAGATGCATTACTTGATTCGATATGATTCAAATATTAACTGTGCGTTTGTGTGCCTCTTCAGTTGGTGTGGAGATCAATTGAAGTTATATTTTCATTGTCAAGAAAAAGAGTCTGGTATATGGATCAGGAAAAAATGATTTGCTCTGCAACTAATAGACTTCCTTTATGAAAAACAGCCAAGCCGACCATGATGAATGGAGCAAAATGGTTTCACCTATTGGGAGATTCCAGCATGAGAAAATGAGCACAACCCCGATTGGTTCCGGCACGACCCGAGCGTTGCATGGAAATGAAATAAGCGGCACATCAACCTGCACCCACAAAACCCCCAACTATCCAGTCAGAGTACGTAACAAATGAATTAATGTGCCGGCCTTAATTTTGCAGAAGCTTATATTGCACCTGCTGGAGACTATACATCTCTTCTCCGTTTTCTTGCCATAAGGAATATGCTTGCTTGACTATCATTTTTCAAAGTACATATTCATGAAAGAACATTAAATTACAGCATTATAAATCTAGCTAGTAATGGTCGATactaattactccctctatataactatcaaaagtagattgAGGGATTACTATTTTTACTTATTTTCTgtttaaagttttaaaattttgactgcCGCATATTTTAACGGAGCCATCATTTTGCTTATTcgcggaataagcgaaacggcatatttgaaaataaaaggtaatttgtaaataaaatttttatatacgtgttcttagcgatatgaaaacaaaggctgaaaaataagcTTCGatgaaaaacctcaaaatcagctccaaatttaagcttaaaaattcaaattttgactgataagcaTGAGCATAAGCGAAAAGGCCCTAACACACGGTGCAGGATTTAAGTAGGTGCAGTTCTTGCCTTCTCGGGCGAAGCCCATTTCTTGAGGTTTTGCAGCGTGTTCCTGACGGACTTGGCAAGAACCCCAACCTGTGGACgagcaattaattaatatacatAAACCAGAGCATAAACCGAATGAACAGAGATCATCAGCTAATTTAACAAGCGTTTGTCAGTTGCCACGGCGAGCGATCGAGGTCACCTCGTCTCGGAAGGACTCGACGCGGTGCTTGCCGAGGTCGTCGTGGAGCGCGTCGAAgatggcgtcctcctcctccgtgaTCATCCTGATGAGGCCCCCGAGCTGCGCCTTCCTCCACTCCAGCTCCTTGGTCCTCCCGCTCTCGTACTCCTCCCTCACGCCGGCCACCAAGCCGCCCAAGCTGCCGTGCTGCGGCTTCTCCTCCATGTGTGGATCGCCGCAGGCAAGCAGCTAGCTTGTGGCCGGGGATGCGATACGTTAAAATGCGATTGATTATCTGGTGGCTTCTTAATTTATAGCAGAGTGATCGTGAAGAATAGGAGGACCCGGTGCCACAAGACCCCCATATTCGACTAGAGATATAAAGTGGTTAAGGTACATGTATTATGTATTATATAGTAAAGTAGAACTCAATAATAATATACAATTTTTAGATAGGGATAAGGTTTTAACTGTTATCAAGGAGGTTGGAACCTGTCTAAATTCTTATCTCCCGCATTCATATATTTTAGGTCTCGATCGTTACCCTTCTTATTATTACCGATTTTTCAGGAACACCCAGTGATCTTCTAAGGTGGTAGGTTAGCCGGTTTAAATTCGAAACCTCATACCTTATATTTATTTAATGTTAGATAGTTCTCTAatattcacttttttttattattacctATTTCTAGTGATTCGAGGGTAGAATCGGTAGATACAGTAGTTCATCAATGGAGCTGAGCTGGAACAGGGTTAGCATTAATTCAGTCATTTAAGCGTGTTGTACTGTGCGTAGCAAATAAGGTGGAACAGGGATTCAGTTGGGATAATCTAACGTGCGACGAGCAAAGCAGGTATATGCGTGAACTCCAAGCTGCTTTACGTGTACACAAGGCACgtgaaagaaaaatatgcacGTCATAGAATCCATTGAGGGTTCCCGTGTCGCTCCCTCCAGGGTGACATGGGAGGCGACATCACAGGCCACCCCTGCCCCCACTTTCCTCCTCTCCGCCTGAGcagccgccggcaaagccgaaCGACGGTGAGGACGGCAATGGCGTGCCTTCTCCCTTCGTGCAAGGTTTGGCGGCTAGGGCATCAACCGGTCATTGAGCGGAGGGGTGGCAGACAACCGAGACGACTGGGTTCAGCGCCGCCGAGGCCGGTCGAAGTGGATCCGACACCGCTGGAGATGGATCTAGCCCTCTCGTGGCcaaattgggggggggggggggggttggcaGCGCTGACCGCGCATCGTCaagtaggaggaggaggccgtggcGAGGGGGAGTTGAGGAAGGCCCCGCGGCATGAAGAGCCACGATGACGGGACGCCTGGGGGGAAGACTAGGTCGCTAGGAGGAGGAAGGTCAACGGTGGTGGAGAGGCAGGTGGCGGGGGAAGAAGCTTGCATGGCAACGGGCTGGATCCGGGCCCTCCCACGCCAGATCCCGCTGGGAGCGACGAAGAGGTCACCGCGGCCGATGGCTGTGGACAAgaggatgacggcggcgaggctggcTCGGTCGGTGGCGGTAAGAGGCCACGGGTACAGAGAGCTGGCACGGACAATGCTCCGGGTGACCAGTGGTGGCATGAGGAGACGGGCGCGAGGCGACAGTGATGTGGGCGGGCGGCTTGAGGCGGGGGTGCCGTGGGTCATCTGGATgaggtggcggcgatggtggtaTCGTGAGGTTGGTGCAGGAGACCTGTGACAGGCCCTGATCCAGACACTTGTCCTCTTGCGACAGCGCCTTGTCGTCACAAGATGGCCACGTCGATGGCCGACGAGGCGTTGGCGCGGTGGCTATGCGTCGATCATGTACGAGTGGTGGGCTACTGTTCCAGCAAACGATTTTGACTCGGGAGGGTAGAAAGTTTATGGGCGAAAGCCTAGCCTTCGGGCCAACAACGGCATCTTCGGGTGCCGCTTTCCCCTTGGGGGGTGTTGTGTGATCTCCTCTGCTCACCTTAATGATTTTTTTCAGGGGGGGAAACTTTGTCCTGGCTTCCCAAGACGGGGAGTGGCGGCACTTTCAAGTGTTATTCCCTTCTTGAAGGTGTTGTCTAGAAGTTCCTCTCCTTAGGCCTAGTTCGATCTCCTAATTTGGAGATAGATTTTGGTTGCAcataatacaaaaaaaaaacctcgttaacatatgattaatgaagtattaactattataaatttaaaaaatgaatttatttgcttttttaaacaacttttatatagattttttttaaaaaacacaccatttaacagtttaaaaagtaTGCTAACAAAAAATGAGAAAGTTGAAGTTTAGAGTTGGAGATAGAACATGGCCTTAGGGGTGTCGTGTCCGTTTGCCCTCAGTAGCGAGACGCCGAGATCTGGTTGTAGACACGaggtgtgtttttttcttggaaaaatttgctacaggacacagAAAGATTGTGGCCTTTGCTGTGAGACATCCgaagatcgtgtatttgctcgtggacactataaaaaagtggtaattagctggCGGACACCGGccacattattttattatttccggtcAAAACGGAGAGAGAAACTTTGGTTAAAGACAAGTTTACCCATGGACCCACTCGTCAATCTTTCTTTCTctgttcatcttcttcatcttctctctttctcattgtgctgccgccgagctccgtcgTGGCCGAGCCGTCGTGCGTCGCCACTGTCGGTGGTGAACCCCGGCGATGCGCCATTGCCGAGCCGGCTCGGGCCGGCCCCGTTGGCCGCGCGCGTCGCGCCTATGCTCTGCTGCGAGGAGGAACATGTACCAACAGCTCGCTGCACGGCGTCGCCTCGGGGTCCTGCAGCGCCACCGGGTTAGGCGACCACGATCGGTGCTTCTCCGCGAACGCCGGGCACCCCAGCGCCGCGTTCCACTGTGCGCGCGAATGCGGCGCGCCATGAACTGCTCCGGCAGCCGCGTCTCGATTTTGTCCAGGGTCATAAGCACGAGCACGGAACGGTCGAGGTAATAAGGTCTGTGAGGAGGCGGAGAAAGTGGAGAAGTCGACGAGGGAGAtgaggagcacggcggcgaggaggcccgcAGCGACGGCCGGCGTGAGGAGGTAGGCGCGGTTGAGGCGTTGAGCATGACGGAGTACGCCAGGATGAGCGACGCAAGCGAGCGCCCCGAGGCCGGTGGCACTAGCGACGACATCGTCGTCACTGGATCGTCCCGCTCACTACAACTGGGCCACTGATGCCGTCGAGCCTACCAACTACTAGAGCATATTATTCAAGTCCCAACGGTTCAGAACCAGCCGTCCATGCAGCACATGAAAAATTTCTCATGCACGGACGCGATgggtaggagagagagaggaagccgTGCGTCGTTGCCGTTGGCGGTGAACCCCGACGatgcgccgcggccgccgccccgccgtggCCGTGCCATCCTGGCTCGGGCCGGCCGCCGTCACGCCCCTGCTCCGCtgcgaggaagaagaggatagaaaagaagagagagagagagagggaaagacGTGCGTCGGGATGTCGTCGTGTGTCGTTGCCGTCGGCGGTGAACCatgcgctgccgctgctgcctcGCCGTGGCGGAGCCGTCCCGGCTCGGGCCGGCCGCCGTAGCGCATCTGACTCCActgcgaggaagaagaaggggaaaagaaaagaagagagagaggaagaatagtgtccaggggtattttggtacttacacaactctttctctctccattttaaccggacataataaaataatggaagGAGTGTCCATCAGCTAATTACCATTTTTTTCAGTGTCCACGAGTAAATACACTATCTTTGGGTGTCTCACAACAAATGCTACAATCTTTTAGTGTCTGGTAGtaaatttttatcttttttttctttttctagctATAATCTTTTAtgattataaatattaattataaaaaatttttaaataagacagaaaTTGAGCGTAGAAATGTCCTTAAAATGGAACGGAGGAATTAATAGTCCGAGGAGCATCTTCGTCTCTGGAAAAGTATGGCAAAGTATGGCAGTGACGTGTGGGGGAGATA of the Oryza sativa Japonica Group chromosome 2, ASM3414082v1 genome contains:
- the LOC4330146 gene encoding aldehyde dehydrogenase family 3 member F1 — translated: MEEKPQHGSLGGLVAGVREEYESGRTKELEWRKAQLGGLIRMITEEEDAIFDALHDDLGKHRVESFRDEVGVLAKSVRNTLQNLKKWASPEKVDVPLISFPCNARVVPEPIGVVLIFSCWNLPIGLALEPLSGAIAAGNAVVLKPSEFAPSTAAFLAANIPKYLDANAVKVVQGGAEVGEELMEHRWDKVLFTGNARVGRIIMTKAAKHLTPVALELGSKCPCIVDCLDSKRECQVAVNRIIGAKWSTCAGQACVAIDYILVEEQFAPFLIELLKSTLKRFFTEPEYMARILNEKHFHRLTNLLEDDQVKSSIVHGGNADPKTLWIEPTIVLNPPFDSDIMMEEIFGPLLPIITVKKTEDCIAFLKSKPKPLAIYAFTNNEKLKQRIVAETSSGSVLFNDAIVQYGLDSVPFGGIGESGFGQYHGKYTFELFSHRKAVVRRSLLVEFMFRYPPWDEYKMGMLRRVFRFDYVSLVLALLAFWLLGIRR